One segment of Pyrococcus sp. ST04 DNA contains the following:
- a CDS encoding NAD(P)/FAD-dependent oxidoreductase, translated as MYDVVVIGGGPAGMAAAIRARDLGLRVLLLDDNDYLGGILPQCIHPGFGIHYFKEELTGPEFAYKLMSNLEGVEVKTSARVLEIINYSDIEKFVVYTSPEGVKKVPTRTIIYAAGARERHAFEIGIVGDRVSGIYTAGEAQTLMDIYGIMPGKEIVIVGSGDVGLIMARRFSLEGARVKAVIELMPYPGGLARNIMILRDFNIPLYLSHKVVEVRGRGRVERVKVVKVDENLREIPGSEFWIKADTLVISAGLIPNVRLLSDIGVVIDPSTGGPVVNDRLETSIPGIFVAGNALLINDLVDYVAEQGELAAEGAKEFIDNGGILSKHWIKIEKGENIRLVAPHYVSGERDVWLYARVRRPMENVVLEFPEIGKRIRLPVVKPAEMLRIKLRAKEIREAENKITIRVIEND; from the coding sequence ATGTACGATGTTGTTGTCATTGGTGGTGGCCCTGCAGGGATGGCAGCAGCGATAAGGGCAAGAGATTTGGGCCTTAGAGTTCTCCTACTTGATGATAACGATTACTTAGGTGGGATACTTCCTCAGTGTATCCACCCTGGCTTTGGAATTCACTATTTCAAAGAAGAGCTGACTGGTCCAGAATTTGCTTATAAATTAATGAGTAATTTAGAGGGGGTAGAAGTCAAGACTTCAGCGAGAGTTCTTGAGATAATAAACTACTCTGACATCGAAAAATTCGTTGTTTACACATCCCCGGAGGGAGTTAAGAAAGTACCAACAAGAACCATAATCTACGCAGCTGGGGCCAGAGAAAGGCATGCTTTCGAAATTGGAATAGTTGGAGATAGGGTTTCTGGGATATATACCGCTGGAGAAGCACAAACTTTGATGGACATCTATGGAATAATGCCCGGAAAGGAGATAGTTATAGTTGGATCTGGAGACGTTGGACTAATTATGGCAAGAAGATTTTCGTTAGAGGGGGCGAGGGTTAAGGCTGTAATTGAACTGATGCCATACCCTGGTGGTCTGGCTAGGAACATAATGATACTAAGAGATTTCAATATACCACTTTACCTCAGTCACAAGGTCGTGGAGGTAAGAGGAAGGGGAAGAGTTGAAAGGGTTAAGGTTGTGAAGGTTGATGAAAATCTAAGAGAAATCCCCGGGAGTGAGTTCTGGATAAAGGCAGATACCTTAGTAATTTCTGCCGGCTTAATCCCTAATGTGAGACTTCTTTCTGACATAGGTGTCGTCATTGATCCTTCAACTGGAGGACCTGTAGTTAATGATAGGCTTGAGACGTCTATTCCGGGGATCTTTGTTGCGGGGAATGCTCTATTGATAAATGATCTCGTTGACTACGTTGCTGAACAGGGAGAGTTGGCTGCTGAGGGAGCTAAAGAGTTCATAGACAATGGGGGTATATTGAGCAAGCATTGGATAAAGATTGAGAAAGGAGAGAACATTAGATTGGTGGCTCCTCATTATGTAAGTGGTGAGAGAGATGTCTGGCTGTACGCTAGAGTTAGAAGGCCAATGGAAAATGTAGTCTTAGAGTTCCCTGAAATAGGAAAGAGGATTAGACTTCCGGTTGTCAAGCCAGCGGAAATGTTGAGAATAAAACTGCGTGCCAAAGAAATCAGAGAAGCAGAAAATAAGATAACGATACGGGTGATAGAAAATGACTAA
- a CDS encoding NAD(P)/FAD-dependent oxidoreductase, whose protein sequence is MEKVKVAIVGAGITGASIARVLSRYENLEVHLIDKNPDVGWGVSKANTAIIHGGYDDDPKKYPMRAKLCIKGNRLWHEWVKELEIPHIWNGALIVALKEEDFDELEALLKRGIENGVPEMRIVDREELFKLEPGLTKDALGALWVPIVGQIAPIPAVIAITENAVANGVKTHLETEVRGIKVRNGEIVGLETNSGFIEADVVINAAGLYADDISRMVGIDYFQIHPRKGEYWIFDEGVPGPRRVLFPTPTPISKGIVVTTEISGHLMIGPNAQDLPPEEKENLATTREGLEEVWEGAKRLWPNLPPRNKVIRTFAGLRPEPTGGDFIIRAEKEVWGFINVAGIRSPGLTSAPAIAYEVVEIIKNDLGIKLVEKSKWNPYRKEITHFFALTYDEINKLVRKNPAYGKIICRCNRVSEGDILEAIERMKFIGVKTPSVDSVKFRTKATTGTCQGSFCRPRIIQILAREYGIPPWKVTLKGRGSEIGVGDVKSLIRGE, encoded by the coding sequence ATGGAGAAAGTTAAGGTCGCTATCGTTGGAGCTGGGATAACTGGAGCAAGTATAGCTAGGGTTTTGAGCAGATATGAGAACCTAGAGGTTCACCTGATAGATAAGAATCCCGACGTAGGTTGGGGAGTTAGTAAAGCGAATACCGCTATAATTCATGGTGGCTATGACGATGATCCCAAGAAGTATCCAATGAGGGCAAAATTATGTATAAAGGGGAATAGGCTGTGGCATGAGTGGGTTAAGGAGTTAGAAATTCCTCATATTTGGAATGGGGCGCTCATAGTGGCATTAAAGGAAGAAGACTTTGATGAACTTGAGGCTCTCCTTAAACGAGGGATTGAAAATGGAGTCCCGGAAATGAGAATTGTTGATAGGGAGGAGCTCTTTAAGCTTGAGCCTGGTCTTACGAAAGACGCATTAGGGGCTCTTTGGGTTCCAATAGTTGGGCAGATAGCCCCAATCCCAGCTGTAATTGCAATAACTGAAAATGCAGTTGCGAATGGGGTCAAAACTCACCTAGAGACTGAAGTTAGGGGAATAAAAGTTAGAAATGGAGAGATCGTTGGTCTCGAGACAAATTCTGGGTTCATAGAGGCGGATGTTGTGATAAATGCAGCCGGCCTATATGCAGATGACATATCTCGGATGGTTGGTATAGATTACTTCCAAATACACCCAAGAAAGGGAGAGTACTGGATATTTGATGAAGGGGTTCCTGGACCTCGGAGAGTTCTCTTTCCAACCCCTACCCCAATCAGTAAGGGAATCGTTGTTACAACGGAAATTTCCGGCCATCTTATGATAGGCCCAAATGCGCAGGATTTGCCCCCTGAAGAAAAGGAGAATCTTGCCACTACAAGAGAAGGCCTAGAAGAGGTTTGGGAAGGGGCTAAGAGGCTTTGGCCAAACTTGCCACCGAGAAATAAGGTCATAAGAACGTTTGCCGGACTCAGACCTGAACCAACTGGTGGAGATTTCATAATAAGGGCAGAAAAAGAGGTGTGGGGCTTTATTAATGTAGCAGGAATAAGATCCCCTGGCCTTACAAGTGCTCCGGCTATTGCCTATGAGGTTGTGGAGATTATAAAAAATGATCTTGGAATAAAGCTTGTTGAAAAAAGTAAGTGGAATCCATATAGGAAGGAGATAACACACTTCTTCGCCTTAACATACGATGAGATAAATAAGCTAGTGAGGAAGAATCCCGCCTATGGAAAAATTATCTGTAGATGTAACAGAGTTAGCGAAGGGGACATTCTTGAGGCAATCGAACGGATGAAGTTCATAGGTGTAAAAACTCCCAGTGTTGATTCTGTAAAGTTCAGAACAAAAGCTACTACAGGAACATGTCAGGGATCGTTCTGTAGGCCTAGAATAATCCAGATACTTGCCAGAGAATACGGAATTCCACCATGGAAAGTGACATTGAAGGGTAGAGGAAGTGAGATTGGGGTTGGTGATGTTAAATCCCTAATAAGGGGTGAGTGA
- the glpK gene encoding glycerol kinase GlpK, with product MGVVLALDEGTTSARAIVFDREGNVRGIGQFEFPQYYPRPGWVEHNPEEIWEAQIKAIKVAVENAKVSPEEVVAIGITNQRETTIIWDKNGRPLYNAIVWQCRRTAEMIEEIKREYGELIKEKTGLVPDAYFSASKIKWLLDNVPGLREKANKGEVYFGTVDTFLIYRLTGEHVTDYSNASRTMLFNIKRLEWDEELLEIFKIPESILPEVKNSSEIYGYTKILGKEVPVSGDAGDQQAALFGQAAFEEGMVKATYGTGNFILVNTGKKILYSDNLLTTIAWGLNGKVTYALEGSVFITGAAVQWLRDGIKIISSASETEELAQKLESNEGVYFVPAFVGLGAPYWDQFARGLIIGITRGTGREHLARATLEAIAYLTRDVVEEMEKLIEIKELRVDGGATANNFLMQFQADILGKRVIRPAVRETTALGAAYLAGLAVDFWKDLEEITALWKSERIFEPRMDEAMRNKLYRGWKEAVKRALGWAKVVE from the coding sequence ATGGGGGTTGTTTTGGCACTTGACGAGGGGACGACATCTGCAAGGGCTATAGTATTTGATAGGGAAGGAAATGTTCGAGGAATTGGCCAATTTGAATTCCCCCAGTACTATCCAAGGCCGGGATGGGTTGAACATAATCCAGAAGAAATATGGGAGGCTCAGATCAAGGCGATAAAGGTTGCAGTGGAGAACGCCAAAGTTTCTCCAGAGGAAGTTGTGGCAATTGGAATAACGAACCAAAGAGAAACTACTATAATTTGGGACAAAAATGGGAGGCCACTGTACAATGCTATAGTCTGGCAGTGCAGAAGAACTGCAGAGATGATTGAGGAAATAAAGAGGGAGTATGGCGAATTAATAAAAGAGAAAACTGGTCTAGTTCCAGATGCATATTTCTCTGCTAGCAAAATAAAATGGTTGCTTGACAATGTTCCTGGACTTAGAGAGAAGGCTAATAAGGGAGAGGTTTATTTTGGAACAGTTGATACGTTCTTAATCTACAGGCTTACAGGTGAACATGTTACCGATTATTCAAATGCATCAAGGACAATGCTCTTCAACATAAAAAGGCTCGAATGGGATGAGGAGCTTCTTGAAATATTTAAGATCCCTGAGAGCATACTTCCTGAGGTCAAGAATTCAAGTGAAATTTACGGTTATACCAAGATCCTTGGAAAGGAGGTTCCGGTAAGTGGTGATGCCGGTGACCAGCAGGCTGCCCTATTCGGACAAGCTGCCTTTGAAGAAGGCATGGTGAAAGCAACATATGGGACTGGTAATTTTATTCTTGTCAATACTGGAAAGAAGATATTGTATTCTGACAATCTGCTCACAACGATTGCTTGGGGGTTAAATGGAAAGGTAACCTATGCTTTAGAAGGGAGCGTATTCATAACTGGTGCCGCGGTTCAATGGCTTAGGGATGGAATAAAGATAATATCTTCAGCTTCAGAAACAGAAGAACTAGCCCAGAAGCTTGAGAGTAATGAAGGAGTTTACTTTGTTCCAGCTTTTGTTGGTCTTGGAGCACCTTACTGGGATCAATTTGCAAGAGGGCTAATAATTGGGATCACGAGGGGAACCGGAAGAGAACATCTTGCTAGGGCAACACTTGAGGCGATAGCATATCTAACAAGGGATGTTGTTGAGGAGATGGAGAAGCTCATTGAAATAAAAGAGCTTAGAGTTGACGGAGGGGCAACTGCAAACAACTTTCTCATGCAGTTCCAAGCTGATATTCTTGGAAAGCGAGTAATTAGGCCAGCGGTTAGAGAGACTACGGCTTTAGGTGCTGCATACCTTGCTGGTCTAGCGGTTGACTTTTGGAAAGATCTTGAAGAAATAACGGCACTCTGGAAGTCTGAGAGAATATTTGAGCCTAGAATGGATGAAGCCATGCGGAATAAGCTCTATAGGGGATGGAAAGAGGCAGTTAAGAGGGCTTTAGGTTGGGCTAAAGTTGTGGAATGA
- a CDS encoding glycerophosphodiester phosphodiesterase family protein codes for MWEREGVIVLGHRGWVGKYPENTLLAFKKAIESGADGVEFDVWLTKDGNVIIMHDETIDRTTNLKGRQKEMSLEELKRASLGMGQKIPTLEEALEVLPKDALINIEIKDVDATERVAEVIASDNYRRFMVSSFEVEALRRFRELDDKTIVGLLIDNEEIVPKIPQLKEELNLWSVNVPMEAIPIIGFEKTVSAIKWARSLGLKVVLWTEDDNLFYQNDNLAKMSGLFEVVIANDVEKMIGYLKELGLRQ; via the coding sequence ATGTGGGAAAGGGAAGGTGTTATAGTCCTAGGTCATAGAGGGTGGGTGGGGAAGTACCCAGAAAACACGCTTTTAGCCTTTAAAAAAGCAATAGAAAGTGGGGCAGATGGCGTTGAGTTTGATGTTTGGCTGACAAAGGACGGAAACGTAATAATAATGCACGATGAGACAATAGACAGAACGACTAATCTTAAAGGCAGACAAAAGGAAATGAGTCTTGAAGAACTTAAGAGGGCTAGTCTTGGAATGGGACAAAAAATACCAACTCTTGAAGAGGCTCTAGAGGTTTTACCTAAGGATGCCCTGATAAATATAGAGATAAAAGATGTGGATGCAACTGAGAGAGTTGCGGAGGTTATAGCAAGCGATAACTACAGGAGGTTTATGGTGTCTTCATTTGAAGTTGAGGCACTCAGAAGGTTTAGAGAGCTCGATGACAAGACTATAGTTGGTCTTTTGATCGATAATGAAGAGATAGTTCCTAAAATTCCTCAACTAAAAGAAGAGTTAAACTTATGGTCTGTAAATGTTCCAATGGAGGCAATTCCAATAATAGGGTTTGAAAAAACTGTTAGTGCAATTAAATGGGCTCGTTCACTTGGCCTAAAAGTTGTTTTATGGACCGAAGACGATAATCTTTTCTATCAAAACGATAACCTAGCTAAGATGAGTGGGCTTTTTGAGGTTGTCATAGCGAATGACGTTGAGAAAATGATAGGATACCTCAAGGAGTTAGGACTGAGGCAATAG
- a CDS encoding SLC45 family MFS transporter, with product MDRFRYSMIFLLGFGFFGISIIWALYNAYVPIFLQDTFKLSKTVTGFIMTIDNLFAVLLLPFLGALSDMTRTRLGRRKPYIILGAPSAALMFALIPVARRYENLALFMGTIIFMNFFMALFRSPVIAFMPDITPSEKRSQANGIINFMGGLGALLAYFGGKVLYDMNYAYPFYFGALIMLIANMLVVLFVPEPEQYRVPGAKLEIKKVLKETTKKSFGELKENLKDVFASREKSLLAILTAIFFWFIAFNSLETFFTSYAKYHLGIEESTGAFMLGVFSLSFMIFAIPAGFIGARLGRRKTISLGLIITTLIVVLAFYIGETSKPQSSSLTDPVVMSFMGLFFIGGIGWAMINVNSLPMVVDMTTEEKLGGYTGLYYFFSQAANLVAPPLAGAFIDVAGYSTLLPFAAVFFVLALLAMKFVKRGDIVRTKLEAHEYIPDID from the coding sequence ATGGACAGATTTAGGTACTCAATGATATTTCTCCTAGGGTTTGGATTCTTTGGAATAAGCATAATCTGGGCACTATACAATGCATATGTGCCAATATTCCTCCAAGATACATTCAAGCTCAGTAAGACAGTGACAGGCTTTATCATGACTATAGACAATCTGTTCGCCGTTCTACTGCTGCCATTTCTTGGAGCACTAAGTGATATGACAAGAACTAGGTTAGGGAGAAGAAAACCATACATAATACTGGGAGCTCCATCAGCAGCACTCATGTTCGCTCTAATCCCCGTGGCAAGAAGATATGAAAATCTCGCCCTCTTCATGGGTACGATAATTTTCATGAACTTCTTCATGGCACTATTCAGGTCGCCAGTAATTGCATTTATGCCCGATATCACTCCAAGCGAAAAGAGAAGCCAAGCAAACGGTATAATAAACTTTATGGGCGGGCTCGGAGCATTACTAGCGTATTTTGGGGGTAAAGTCCTGTATGATATGAATTACGCATATCCCTTCTATTTCGGTGCACTGATAATGCTTATTGCAAATATGTTAGTTGTCCTCTTTGTCCCCGAGCCCGAACAGTATAGGGTACCAGGGGCTAAGCTTGAGATAAAGAAGGTCTTAAAAGAAACTACCAAAAAAAGCTTTGGAGAGTTGAAAGAAAACCTAAAGGACGTCTTCGCCAGTAGAGAAAAAAGCTTGTTGGCAATATTAACAGCAATATTCTTCTGGTTTATAGCCTTTAACTCCCTAGAAACGTTCTTCACAAGCTATGCAAAGTACCATCTTGGGATAGAAGAGAGCACAGGAGCATTCATGCTTGGAGTGTTCAGCCTAAGCTTCATGATATTCGCAATTCCTGCAGGCTTCATTGGAGCAAGACTAGGAAGGAGAAAAACCATAAGCCTAGGATTGATAATAACGACGCTAATAGTGGTATTGGCCTTCTACATAGGAGAAACATCAAAACCCCAGAGTAGTTCCCTAACCGATCCCGTTGTTATGAGCTTCATGGGGCTCTTCTTCATAGGAGGAATTGGATGGGCCATGATAAATGTAAACTCCCTGCCAATGGTAGTTGATATGACAACGGAAGAAAAGCTTGGGGGATACACAGGATTATACTATTTCTTTAGCCAGGCTGCAAACCTAGTGGCACCTCCTCTAGCCGGTGCATTTATAGATGTTGCAGGATACTCAACCCTACTCCCCTTTGCGGCAGTCTTCTTCGTGTTAGCGTTACTCGCGATGAAGTTCGTTAAGAGGGGAGATATCGTTAGAACAAAGCTTGAAGCCCACGAATATATTCCAGACATCGACTGA
- a CDS encoding MFS transporter — MVRKFDWKVVIGLAFLGFSRSVGWALNKGLSFPLLSSYSRSAFIKGSILATEGIIGLIIPPLLGYYSDTLKSKYGRRRPFIMAGGMLAGIAVLIIYTAYSFGVPLAGFALALAFFYLSMHLYTAQFRALMPDTIESGERGKASGVITLFEWAGNLFLFGLSGYLIAKAVAMTGEKEGIKALIQTPYLKVPFIITALFLIGAALFVYLIIKEPKAPEIEENESLIEYLKSIVDNRDFLKFYAAQTLWWMSFEFIAIFLYGILAYILYGSATEENIKAVTSLGLLLMALFNVTVLIGALPGGIIYDKLGRRLSIILGGIIFALPQIWGWFISSRIEIIMALAIAGIGWGMLMAASYPVIGDLLTKFEREAFTGRYYGFFEATRSLPVLLAGIIGGAIVDLAGENYRVLFPIGAILVLLAMPMIWMMKNLEVGE, encoded by the coding sequence ATGGTGAGAAAATTTGATTGGAAAGTAGTTATAGGACTCGCCTTCCTAGGATTTAGTAGGAGCGTCGGATGGGCACTAAACAAGGGACTTTCATTTCCCCTTTTAAGTAGCTACTCCAGATCAGCCTTCATAAAAGGAAGTATACTTGCTACTGAAGGGATAATAGGACTGATAATACCTCCCCTACTGGGATATTACAGTGACACTCTCAAGTCAAAGTATGGGAGAAGGAGACCCTTCATAATGGCAGGAGGAATGCTCGCCGGGATTGCAGTTTTGATAATTTATACAGCTTATTCATTTGGAGTTCCCCTTGCAGGGTTTGCCTTAGCATTGGCATTCTTCTACCTCTCTATGCATCTCTACACCGCACAGTTCAGAGCATTAATGCCCGACACAATAGAGAGTGGAGAAAGGGGAAAAGCTAGTGGAGTGATAACCCTATTTGAGTGGGCCGGAAATCTTTTCCTATTTGGACTATCTGGATACCTGATAGCTAAGGCAGTCGCAATGACAGGGGAGAAAGAAGGAATAAAGGCCCTCATCCAAACCCCCTATCTAAAAGTTCCCTTCATAATAACAGCTTTATTCCTGATAGGAGCTGCATTGTTTGTGTACTTAATTATCAAAGAACCAAAGGCCCCAGAAATAGAGGAGAACGAAAGTCTGATTGAGTACTTAAAGAGCATAGTTGATAATAGAGATTTCCTAAAGTTTTATGCTGCCCAAACCTTATGGTGGATGAGCTTCGAGTTCATAGCAATATTTCTGTATGGGATACTAGCCTACATCCTCTATGGTTCGGCCACAGAAGAGAACATTAAAGCGGTAACCTCCCTGGGTCTTCTTCTTATGGCCCTCTTCAACGTCACCGTGCTAATAGGAGCATTGCCAGGAGGAATAATATATGACAAACTTGGAAGAAGGCTAAGCATAATCCTTGGAGGAATAATCTTTGCACTTCCCCAGATCTGGGGCTGGTTTATATCATCCAGAATCGAGATAATCATGGCCTTGGCCATTGCAGGAATAGGATGGGGAATGTTAATGGCAGCTTCATACCCTGTTATAGGAGATCTGTTGACTAAATTCGAGAGAGAAGCATTCACTGGAAGGTACTATGGATTCTTTGAAGCAACGAGATCCCTCCCCGTCTTACTCGCAGGAATTATCGGAGGAGCAATCGTTGATTTAGCAGGAGAGAATTACAGAGTTTTATTCCCAATAGGAGCAATATTAGTTTTACTCGCAATGCCGATGATATGGATGATGAAAAACCTGGAGGTGGGAGAATGA
- a CDS encoding alpha/beta hydrolase, translating to MIIGIILGIVLILLIFSAIVGYKMVTPPRKKGTWTPKDLGFDYEDVEIKTRDGLKLRGWWVNRGSDKTIVLLHGYTSSRWDETYIKPALKFLAEAGYNVLLFDFRAHGESEGTKTTVGDKELIDLLSAIDWLENRGLRRIGVVGFSMGAIVTIRGLGEDERIACGVADSPPIYMEKTAARGVKYFANLPEFLYPLIKPFTIIFSGGKIVNVIEYAGKIRKPLLLIAGKKDPLVKPEEVEEFYRKNREINEKVQIWITDSPHVRTIVDTPEEWKKMVIEFLESSL from the coding sequence ATGATAATAGGAATAATTCTCGGTATCGTATTAATCCTACTTATATTCTCGGCTATTGTAGGGTATAAGATGGTCACACCCCCAAGAAAGAAGGGAACTTGGACACCCAAAGACCTTGGCTTTGATTACGAGGACGTGGAAATAAAAACAAGAGACGGACTAAAGCTAAGAGGATGGTGGGTAAATAGAGGGAGTGACAAAACAATAGTTCTCCTCCATGGATACACTTCAAGCAGATGGGATGAAACATACATAAAGCCAGCCCTCAAGTTCCTAGCTGAAGCAGGCTACAATGTTCTCCTGTTTGATTTTAGAGCCCATGGAGAGAGCGAGGGAACAAAAACGACTGTTGGAGATAAGGAGTTAATCGACTTATTATCAGCAATTGATTGGCTTGAGAATAGAGGACTAAGGAGAATCGGAGTTGTAGGGTTCTCTATGGGAGCTATAGTAACAATAAGGGGTTTAGGAGAAGACGAGAGAATAGCATGTGGAGTCGCAGATAGCCCACCAATATACATGGAAAAAACTGCAGCTAGAGGCGTTAAATATTTCGCAAACCTTCCAGAATTCTTATACCCACTAATAAAACCGTTTACAATAATTTTTAGCGGAGGAAAAATAGTCAACGTTATCGAATATGCAGGGAAAATAAGAAAACCCCTTCTACTGATTGCAGGTAAAAAAGATCCACTAGTTAAGCCGGAGGAAGTTGAAGAATTCTACAGAAAGAACAGGGAGATAAACGAAAAGGTTCAAATCTGGATAACAGACTCTCCTCACGTTAGAACAATAGTCGACACACCTGAGGAATGGAAAAAGATGGTGATAGAATTCTTAGAATCTTCACTCTAG
- a CDS encoding ABC transporter permease — translation MRARAIKGILVKEIKELSREKMAVFWIFIFPIIWLVILGGIWGGEGGPVKIKVGVVSYENSSILLEAMREVKVDGVNVFDIVRLNESEGLKFLKEGKVDALVILPEGFTFNLTHGFPAHVYVYFNKVDPQNYQIVRGTLQGFFMEFEKRLGKERLKFAFKYVEDKWKPYLLGLVEPIVVVEKEVKGEKVTPMEFYVTSFIGIQFLFATMLTISSSVLEEIDKGTLRRIASSPTSPWDFLTGKMLATFLVILASIVVGLSFAFIVFKVRFFPSPIGWLIIILGSIFSMSLGLTIAMLTGSIRTTTAVVNIVSMFLMFFAAVVIPESLLPSWARPISEYFPLGAGLKALRSLELYHRSIEDIGGSLLILGIGSIIALIIAVLSYKWRIKRLE, via the coding sequence ATGAGAGCGAGGGCTATAAAGGGCATACTGGTAAAGGAGATCAAGGAGCTGTCTAGAGAAAAGATGGCCGTGTTCTGGATATTCATATTCCCTATAATATGGCTTGTAATCCTTGGTGGAATTTGGGGAGGGGAAGGAGGTCCTGTGAAAATTAAGGTTGGGGTTGTCAGTTATGAGAATTCCTCCATATTGTTAGAGGCCATGAGGGAAGTGAAAGTTGATGGTGTGAACGTGTTCGATATAGTCAGGCTCAACGAGAGTGAGGGACTAAAGTTCTTGAAAGAGGGAAAGGTTGATGCCTTAGTAATCCTTCCAGAGGGATTTACTTTCAACTTAACTCATGGATTTCCGGCGCATGTGTACGTTTATTTTAACAAGGTAGATCCTCAGAATTATCAGATTGTGAGGGGTACTCTTCAGGGTTTCTTTATGGAGTTTGAGAAAAGGTTAGGTAAGGAAAGATTGAAGTTTGCATTTAAGTACGTTGAAGATAAATGGAAGCCTTATCTTCTTGGTCTAGTTGAGCCGATTGTGGTTGTTGAGAAGGAGGTGAAGGGAGAGAAGGTCACGCCGATGGAGTTTTACGTAACGAGCTTTATAGGGATCCAATTCCTTTTCGCAACGATGTTAACTATCTCATCTTCCGTTCTTGAGGAAATAGATAAGGGAACTCTAAGGAGAATAGCGTCATCTCCGACGAGTCCTTGGGACTTTCTTACTGGAAAAATGCTTGCAACTTTTTTGGTTATACTTGCAAGTATAGTGGTGGGTCTTTCTTTTGCATTTATTGTATTTAAGGTCAGGTTTTTCCCTTCCCCTATTGGGTGGCTTATAATAATCCTTGGCTCGATATTTTCAATGTCTCTCGGTTTGACCATAGCAATGCTCACAGGGAGCATTAGAACAACTACGGCTGTCGTTAACATAGTTTCTATGTTTCTAATGTTCTTTGCGGCGGTCGTAATTCCAGAGTCTCTCTTACCTTCCTGGGCTAGACCCATTAGTGAGTACTTTCCGCTTGGGGCTGGATTAAAAGCCTTGAGATCTCTGGAACTTTATCATAGAAGTATAGAGGATATTGGTGGGAGTTTGTTAATATTGGGGATAGGCTCTATAATTGCCTTGATAATTGCCGTGTTGTCATATAAATGGAGAATAAAAAGGCTAGAGTGA
- a CDS encoding ABC transporter ATP-binding protein, which yields MYAIEIINLIKRYGGNRVLNGITLRIKEGEIFALLGPNGAGKTTLLRIIAEGLSYDSGEVRIFGKPISRESLRMIGYVPQEDILYNLLTVEENLRFYADIFDAPIERIDEIIELLDLPRKKKVKELSGGFRKRLSIGVMLLHDPKILILDEPSVGLDVPTRRELWSLIENLKEEGKTILIATHYMEEAEILADRVGIINEGKVIAVGTVEELKRLAGESSVIKVSGVLKGLERLSEFGKIVLKEDSVRIITSNPKEVLARIVEVLLSAGSEIRMVKIEEPTLEDVFLKLTGRGLE from the coding sequence ATGTATGCTATAGAAATCATCAACCTCATAAAGAGGTATGGAGGGAATAGGGTACTCAATGGGATTACCCTCAGGATTAAAGAAGGAGAGATATTTGCCCTTTTGGGGCCGAATGGGGCTGGTAAAACTACTCTTCTGAGGATAATAGCTGAGGGCTTATCTTACGATTCTGGAGAGGTTAGGATATTCGGAAAGCCCATTTCCAGGGAAAGTTTGAGGATGATAGGTTATGTTCCTCAAGAGGATATACTTTACAACCTCTTAACAGTTGAGGAGAACCTGAGGTTCTATGCAGACATATTTGATGCACCTATCGAAAGAATCGACGAGATAATAGAACTCTTGGATCTTCCCAGGAAAAAGAAAGTTAAGGAGCTGAGCGGGGGATTTAGGAAAAGATTGAGCATAGGCGTGATGTTGTTGCATGATCCAAAAATCCTAATCCTTGATGAGCCATCCGTAGGTTTGGACGTCCCAACAAGGAGAGAGCTTTGGAGCCTAATTGAGAATCTGAAGGAAGAGGGTAAAACAATTCTCATAGCGACTCACTATATGGAGGAGGCGGAGATCCTAGCGGATAGGGTGGGTATTATTAATGAGGGAAAAGTAATAGCAGTTGGGACTGTGGAGGAACTTAAGAGGCTTGCGGGAGAGAGTAGTGTAATTAAGGTTTCTGGTGTCCTTAAGGGTCTTGAAAGGCTAAGTGAATTCGGGAAGATTGTCCTAAAGGAAGATTCTGTAAGAATAATTACGAGCAATCCCAAGGAAGTACTTGCGAGAATAGTTGAAGTCCTTCTTAGTGCTGGAAGTGAGATTAGGATGGTTAAAATTGAGGAGCCAACACTAGAGGATGTATTTCTTAAGCTGACGGGGAGGGGGCTTGAATGA